Within the Telopea speciosissima isolate NSW1024214 ecotype Mountain lineage chromosome 4, Tspe_v1, whole genome shotgun sequence genome, the region ACACACTGCATAAATGGGATTTGAGATTGTTTTACAGAACTATAGACTTGATATTCTGGAATTATCACTGACTAACATGATATTTGTGTTAGGAGTGACGCCTTGATAGTAGTTTccctgaagaaaaaaaattgtatatgCTCTTACTTTGTTATGGGTACAAAGCACATGAATGAGACAATGGATGTTCTGTGACAGGCATTAATGGTGGTTTGTGACTGGGAGCTAGCTGAAGCTCGGAAAAAGGATGCCTTAGATCGTGCTCGGGTACGGGGACAGGAACCACTGGTTGAATTGCTTGCTGAGGAAAGAGGTTTGCACTCGAGCATTGAAGGAGATGTCAAGAACGTCCTACAAGTGAAGACTTACAATGAGCTAGAGGAATTAGAATCACAGATTGATTCAGGGTTGCGTTCCGGCACTGCTAAGGTGGTTGAGTTCTGGCAGGCTGTTCAGAAACACCTTATGATATATAAAGCAAAGGTACACAGTTTTACACCtccataaatttttttcatCCAACTCCCATCTTGCGATTGGAAAATTGCCAATTGATTTTTGCTATAATAGGCTCTTCTAAAGGATATTCATGCTAATCTATTGCATAAACATCTCCAACGTCTGGAGCAACCTTTGGAGATTGAGGAAGACTTGGAAGGTGATCATAACTTAAATCTTCAAGAGGATACCATTCATGCTGTGGAAGGTATGGACAATCCTTGTCCTAGCTGCCTATGCTGGTTTggttttgtgattttttatttagaatGGTTAGCTAATCTGAATTTGTGTATAGATGTTCAACCTTGTTCTCCTGAGCCCCTGATCAATGAAGAGACTCATGAGCCTGAAGAAGAACCTGGTTCATTTTCACCGCAGTTGTTGCATGGTGATGAAAATGAAGAAGCAATTGATCCTGAAGAGGATAGAATTGAGCTGGTAATCTATCTACTAATTCACAGATGCTGATTTGATTGTATTAGATATGCAGTTCACTGCACTAAGATTCAGTTCTGCCACCCAGAAAAGGTATGGAGTTCTGAGTATTACCCAGTACTCTCAGATACAGAAAAGGATACTACGATTGCAAATTGGTCAAACCTATGATTTGAAttcccccctcccaaaaaaaatactataaTTTGATTTAACTGATGTTTTTGAGGAAAGCTTTTTAAATATCTATAGCTAGGTAATTAAATCACAGCCACTAGACTGTGGTACTTGGTCCCAGAACCTAATTGTGCACCTTTCAACATGCCATGATTGCTGTAATTTTCTGAAGTGCATCTTCAGGATACTTTGATGTGGCAATTTGAGCATTCTATAATGATTTCCTTGGTGTTCATGGTTTTAAAGATCGGAGTGGAATTAAAAAATCCGCCGCTCGTCTCGGAATCGATGGATCACAATTCCTATTAACCTCGATTCTCAAGTAACTGAGTTCTAACTGAGTGATACCGAGTCCAACTGAGTTTGGCTGAGTCCGGCCAATTCTCCAATTTGAATAAGAATTGATGGAGATTGTTCCAGTTCCCAATTCCCAGTTTTAAAACCTTTTTGGTGTAAAATGTAccaggaaagaaaaagagttgCTGTACTAGAAGAACAGCAAAGACGGATTCGGGAATCAATGGCATCAAAACCAAATTCATCAGAAGATAACTTGGAGCTGAAGGCCATGAAAGCTATGGGAGCTATGGAGGAAGGGGATGCAGTATTTGGCTCTGGCGCTGAAGTCAACCTGGATTCGCAAGTGTGTTTTTCAGCTACTACTATTTCTATTTTCCCTTCATTCGACCATCTCATAGTTGTGTAATGATTTATCTCGATGCAGGTATACTGGTGGCATGATAAATACCGTCCAAGGAAACCGAAGTATTTCAATCGGGTTCATACTGGATATGAGTGGAACAAATACAACCAAACCCACTACGACCACGACAATCCGCCTCCAAAGATCGTGCAAGGTTACAAATTTAACATCTTTTACCCAGATCTTGTTGACAAAACAAAAGCGCCAGTGTATACCATAGAGAAGGATGGAAGCAGTGGTGAGACATGCCTGATCAGATTTCATGCTGGGCCACCTTACGAAGACATTGTGAGTCTTGCTTTGTCCATTGAATGAACCTATCATCTATCCgaattttattggaaataattTACTCAGAGATTTGCTCTTGTAATTGCATTACAGGCATTCCGGATTGTGAACAAAGAGTGGGAATATTCCCACAAGAAGGGTTTCAAATGCACATTTGAGCGGGGCATTTTGCATGTCTATTTTAACTTCAAACGCTATCGTTACCGCCGATAAGTTAAAACAGGCCAATGGTGTGTGCTATGTCCAGCTATACTCTTGTATGGTATGTGCCTCAGTGGTCTTTCTTATTTACTGTTGAGATTGGTATTATTATGTTTGAGTGCTATCATAGGGGTAATTTAGGTAATATATATGACTTGGTAAGGGGTTTTATGTAATGACATAAGTTCAGGGGTATACTTGTCCATTCCTTATTTCAATATGATATGAATACACTGTTATGGTCATGGTAAGGCATTCAGCCAAACCTTGAGCCCGGTTCTTTTGATTTGCGGTgtctctcctcttttcttcttttctctcttgaaTAGGAGTGGTAGCTTGTTTCTGATAttgtttcatggtatcagagtgggtTTATAGTAACAGCCCTATgaactgaatgcttgaatgatctaaatcgatcacccaggccctttatttatattgaattGAATTACAACCAATCAAAGTAAAAATAGGAATGctgcctcagtcctaatcctattaggaattcctaatacaactaggaataccaaaaataGGACTCGGCGatggaaaaacaataaaaaagagaaaaacaaaagaaagagaaacataatcTGACTAGGACTAATCATAATCTGACTAGGTCTaattaccccaatcgggtaactagcctatttcaacacttcccctcaagttggagcaaagatgttgatcatgcccaacttgactagattgggatgaaacaatttcccagacaatcccttggtgaagatatcagcaagttgatcagcagatgtcacagagggaatacaaatcagcccatcttctaacttttctttgatgaaatgcctatccacctcaacatgcttggtacgatcatgttgtactgggttgtgtgctatgctgatcgCAGCCTTAttgtcgcagtacaacatcataggaagacgaataggaacaccaagatcttgtagcaaacctttaagccagagtaactcacaaataccttgtgccatagcccgaaactcagcctcagcactagaacgagcaaccacattttgcttcttgctacgccatgtaacaagattttcacctacaaaggagcaatacccagaaatagacttgcgatctgcagaaccagcccaattagcatcagtgtatgcttctatccatAGGTGACCATGTGCAGACAAAAGAATTTCCTTTCCAGGAGcggacttcaaatagtgcaagatacgaaggacaacctccatatgagaagagtagggatcatgcataaactggctcacagtactcacggcgacagcaatgtcaggacgagtgtgtgagagataaatcagcttccccacaagtctttggtaccggcctttatcaacaggctcaccctctttttccttgagtcgaacagtagggtccataggagtatctgaaggatggcagcctaacaacccgatttcagccaataagtctaggacatacttcctttgggagagaaaaatgtctttagcagatctggccacttcaatcctaagaaagtaccgtagtttccctagatctttaatctcaaattcttgtccaaggaaggtcttcaaccgtttgatctcatcaccatcattgccagtaactactatgtcatcaacgtagactataagaacagtgagtttttcaccagtcctctttataaagagtgtgtgatcagcattactttgcttatagcccacagaaatcatggccttgtggaaccgaccaaaccatgctcgcggtgactgcttcagcccatataatacACGCCTCAGCCTGCACACTTTTCCTTagtttttgtcacaagagaaccctggtggaatgtccatatacacctcctcatccagtgctccatttaggatggcattttttacatctagctactgcaaatcccatccaaggttgattgcacaagataataacacacaaacagtatttaactttgcaacaggtgcaaaagtttcttggtaatcaatgccgtatgtctgagtgaaccccttggccacgagtcgtgccttataccaatccccagtgccatccaccttccgttttaccacaaacacccatttacatccaacggttttcttcccaggtggaagaaccacaagctcccatatgttatttttcttcaaggcttccatttcttccatcatagctgctttccactttccatctgatagagcttcctgtcAATTGTttggaatacgaacagaagaaagagaggaaacaaacgcacgaaaggatgggggaaagggagtcataagaaacaacatgagatataggatgcttAGTGCatgtcctgacacctttgcgaagagcaataggtaattcaggagaaggaacattactagatggagaggcaggttctggatcctggtttggcaattggatgggtgctggagcaacagttgattgaacctgcttatgttttcttgcataggtcttcacagtactgtcatcaatcctccgccgaaattcactaatagtcctctggataggagtctggaccggggtagattgctccccctgaatagagatagtctccccctgtataggaacctctcctcctgactcagggggagtactaggggcaggccgaactggtttAGACTCGTGGTAAGCAGACTATAGTGGAGGTGGAGAatcaatagtcagcacatcttcactaacactctcctcctgaagaggtggggacacataatatggaacactttcatgaaagacaatatccatgctgacaaatgtccggcgggatggagggtaataacatttgtaccctttttgtgtaccagagtaacccaagaaaatgcagcggagactacggggttcaagtttaccaggggaccttgtatccctggcataacaaacgcagccaaagactttaggtgggactataaaggaagaagagccaagtaatagctcaataggggctgTAGAATTAAGagcccgactgggcagcctattaattaaataggcggcagtaaggacaacatccccccaatacAGGGAAGGGTCACTGCGAGCAAATAGAagagctctagccacctccaagaggtggcggttttttctctcagccataccattttgggctggagtgtcgacacagttggtctgatggaggattccataggtagcaaggtatttttggaactgaccttccatatactctgtcccattgtcactcctcaaaatttgaagagtggcactaaattgggtcttaaccaactgatgaaagtgctgaaaacatgaaaaaatttcattttttgtgtgcatgagGTAGACctaagtgaacctagaatagcagtcaataaaagtgacataccaccgatgtccTGAAAGGGAAGtttttctactaggaccccatacatcagtatgaacaacatgaaagaaagaggatcttttattagaaatagggtaATTTGAgcgtgtctgtttagccaagacacaaggctcacaaaaaaagtcttccttagtacaatctttaactaatgctggaaataaagttgATAAAGTAACTAAAGGGGGATGGCTtagcctagagtgccatttgtgtaattcagaagagaaagatgcagaaggtaaagcctgggtaggtgtaggatctccatcaagcaggtacaatccgccatgcattttacccgatccaatcgtcttccccgagtccagttcctgaaaaacacagtgagtgggaaaaaaagtcactttacaatttagggatttggtaatactgctaatggaaaggaggttagttgtaaatttcgGAACATGCAACACAAATGAcagtgtaagggaaggagaacaaccaatggatccttttcttgagatagaggagaggggcCCATCAACAactttgactttatccttaccagaagcaggagaatatgtattaaaaaggttggaagaacctgtcatgtgatcagtagccccagagtctatgatccatggagtggaaactactgatgcacaatgaccagcaaaggaaatacctgtacgggcaaagaaggaacctgaattcgCAGCAGACATAGTGGAGGCAacggatgtgttcaacatacgatGTAGAGCCTAGAGTGCTTCCTGGGAGAAACtgatgtcagcagtgggagttggagctacacttttagtgtgattggctttgtttttagacttaacacgaccacgtttggcctcaaaatcagcaggcttcccatgtaatttccaacactaaGCCtcagtgtgatatggtttgtgacaatgctcacacttcacaggctctttggtagtagttgtagcagcaacactgtcagaagaagtaATAGGGGTGGagccagcagtctgtaaggctgatctctcaactttaggagtaatcatcatggcagcccttcgtgtctcttcactgtgaacataagaaaaactCTCCTTTAAAGTGGGAAAAGGAACCCtaccaaggacttgcacccgaatagggtcataatcatcaatgaggccagccaggaaatcatagacccgaaatTGATCAACATAAGAATGATAAGCAGTAAtgtcagtagtagtagtaggttgaaaccgagcataatgatccaattgctgccataaacacttgagagcagcatcatagttgtcaaggcccGTCTAGGCGCTTTGGTCAACTTgggcgcctaggcgggcgccttggacgccttgttcgccCAGTTGGTGTTGCCTTAAACTCtggccctctccaccgccttgggtcgcctaaccgccgtgacaactatgagcagcatagtatttagtgacagacatctccttctgagtagtattttggattgtcttcctgatttcataaacctgagcaccacttcctgatcgaccataagttcccttgacagcagtccatatttgagtagcagtgtcaaggaggtATTGACTGGaaaggtcagtggtcatagaattcaaaacaaactacatcaccatagcatcattggcagcccatttagtacgggcagcaccaTCTTCAGtaggttgtttggtggtgccagtaagtcccctaccagccacggtCAAGGATAATGATCTGACCCAAATTAAGTAATTCGtaccatcaagtttaatggcagcagcatagggaagaaagtcattcctagtatgaccatctcctccagaagtagcagtagtcatctctaAGTCACCCATAATTCAGCTAGGCAGAAAAAAATCagttcttcaaaaaacttgaatcGAGTGTGAAAGATGGGTTTAGAGATTGCAGAATTTTCAATCGTCAGAATGGGCTGAAACTTAGGTCGAGTTTCCCTCTAATAGTAGGGAAGatatcctccaaaaattagctccttctgatgagccaataaaaagccctaaatttgtcaaaatttaggaaaaaaacTGATTGCAGAAAAATTGCAGGTGTGAATCAGAATTTGGTTTTGATCCAGAactgcagtcttcaaacaggGATTGGTGTAAACCAATAAgagcaggaaccaatctccacAAAAGCAGAAATCAAACTTCAGTTGAAAGGATAACTCGATCTCCAAGGATGGAGGAAACCTGCCGGCAGATTTAGGTCATACCACTGtttcttcgatcttcaatgaggtgacattgagggcagcagctaaactTGCATTAGACcacctcatagttgctgccctgatggagagaaagaggccAAGAggggtggagaagaaaaaaaactgaaaccgagagagggaagaaccagaaaaccagaaaaactgAGAAAGGCTGCTCTTAGATCagagttggctctgataccatgttaacagccctatgaactgaatgcttgaatgatctaaatcaatcacccaggccctttatttttattgaattgaaTTACAACTAATCAAAGTAAAAATAGGAATGCTGCCTtagtcctaatcctattaggaattcctaatacaactaggaataccaaaaataggactcggctgagggaaaaacaataaaaaagagaaacataatctgactaggactaattaccccaatcgggtaagtagCCTATTTCAACAGTTTATCAGGCCACGATTGGTAACACTTTGCAGAAGTATTTACAGTGTTCTTTTGTTCTAtgggaacaaaaaaagaacagaaacatgTTTGGTGAGTCTGGTTCGTTTTTCACTTCTTTCGAAGTGAACCAGATTTTAGAACacaaaaagaacagaaacattgaaggaaaaaaaattttgtttttttgttctggACAAAATgcaagaaacaaaaattaaacCATCAAAGGTTCGAACGGTGTGAAGAAAAACCTTTCTTCTTTCCCGTTCGTTCTTTTCAAGAcaaaaacccttcttcttctgtctctctGTAACCGTCCCTGTCACACCCtgaaaccacccctaggaggattcgtGGGTTGAGCCGAATACCCGATGTATTCGAGGACCTCCAGGATCATAAAGCTGTAGATACACGTCACAAGCTAAACACAATGAtaagatgacagatatgtcccgGATCAGAGTGCATGAAAAGTAAAGAGTTTACTAGATAATTTACAAGTTATTTACATTGTCATTAAACATCCAAACTTCCAGAAGGTACGATGCCATCGGGCCAAAACCACCAGACTAAACAATATTACAGTGGACCACGTCCACCAAAAAGACTATATAACATCAAAAGATAAATGGGCTCTTCGTCATCAGTCCCTATTCCCCAGGGACACCTTGATCGTCCATGTAAGAGGGGTCACACCCCTCTGGGTCCAAACCAGCAAGGTCACTATAACCATCAGCCTCCGCCTCGAAATAATCCTCCCCACTGCCATCACGTctacctgcaggatcatctcaaaaaaaaaattccacgggggtgagctccattgagcccagcaaataaaggatagaccacacacacacagacataAACAAGCACAGCCCTATGTGCATGAACTCAATTTTATTCTTAGTTTTACCTAACAGAAATGCCTAAGTCACTAAGTTTGTGCTACGCCAACAATTCGGGAAACATTCTCGGTTCGTTCTCACTTCCCCGAGACATATCCTCAATtgttgtggggcccacaccGGTCGTAATCCTCCAGATCTCCCCGTGGGTAGACCtcgataatcatagcctggacccCATCCCGGTGTActtcacactcctcagtgacaaggagctatgatcacccaacacctgaacccttgctagtaagggttgtagcactagggaatgacattcctagccatatgcaagTTAActggcatagtacgaggtgtacagtgctcccgcatcccatactacggtaCACCATAcgtctcatttccaagccgaccatggcatctaatctaacacaAGAATTTACATCTACAAATCATACCATTTATAACCTCAAATCATAAATAATAGAATCAACAACTTATTACAAATAAAACGGAAATTTAAACATGCGTATGGTTTCAAACATATAAATCAAGTAACGAATTAAACATTTCCAAGagaaatcaaagcctacccccacttaccttttccctttcatgCAAAGTCTACCAAGTCTGGGTCAGAGATAAGCTTCAGATCTGGTCCCGGTGAAATATCTAATTTCCTGTAACAAGGCTCATTTTGTTAAAATTCGTAATCGGTATTTTGTTTAatctttgtttgtttcttgTTCATTTGCGTTTCAGGTGACTTTGTCGTACTGTCGAGCCTTATATGTTAAGTTTCGGTTTTGAGAATTGTACTTCTTTCTGTTATGATTTTAATGGCGCTAGAATCGAACTAAAATCATTTACGGTGAGGGGCATACGATTGGCATAGCCCAACTGTCCAAAATCCATGTCTTTGTTTAAACCTCGACTTCGAGATCAGGTTTGGGGAGTTTCTGTTCGGAATGGGTGTTGGACCAAAACATGGTTTTTGAACATGCTTCTGTTCCGAAAATTTTGGCGTTGGTTTCGTGAATTTACGATATACCGTTTGTGAGTTATCACTATTTTCATTAGATCTATTCAAAAATTTTAGTCTGCTGATCGGGTATGTTCACCGGCCAAAACGGGACCCATAATCTCCAAATCTGATTTCAGTTCCTAAACAAAAAATGTTCGTCGTCGAGTCTAGTTTACAGAGGTTTTGGAATCAGCGGATTTGAAGTTCTGGAGAGTGAGATATCTCTGTTTTCATatagggtgtcaattttggaaatttgattttcaaaggTTTCATGTT harbors:
- the LOC122659584 gene encoding cactin-like; the encoded protein is MENVPPTTVQLIQQVSPSATAANAEAYGSSSRKENSSRRRRSEESSSVSEEESDHNRNKKRSSREITEEEISEYLAKKAQKKALSVAKKLKSQTVSGYSNDSNPFGDSNLNEKFVWRKKIECDVSLGLPLEMYSVKAEKKKQKERMAEIEKVKKRREERAIEKAKYEEEMAMLARERARAEFHDWEKKEEEFHFDQSKVRSEIRLREGRIKPIDILSKHLNGSADFDIEINEPYMVFKGLTVKEMEELHDDIKMHLDLDRATPTHIKFWEALMVVCDWELAEARKKDALDRARVRGQEPLVELLAEERGLHSSIEGDVKNVLQVKTYNELEELESQIDSGLRSGTAKVVEFWQAVQKHLMIYKAKALLKDIHANLLHKHLQRLEQPLEIEEDLEGDHNLNLQEDTIHAVEDVQPCSPEPLINEETHEPEEEPGSFSPQLLHGDENEEAIDPEEDRIELERKRVAVLEEQQRRIRESMASKPNSSEDNLELKAMKAMGAMEEGDAVFGSGAEVNLDSQVYWWHDKYRPRKPKYFNRVHTGYEWNKYNQTHYDHDNPPPKIVQGYKFNIFYPDLVDKTKAPVYTIEKDGSSGETCLIRFHAGPPYEDIAFRIVNKEWEYSHKKGFKCTFERGILHVYFNFKRYRYRR